From the genome of Bacillus thuringiensis, one region includes:
- a CDS encoding plasmid recombination protein codes for MLGSISFNQSHQSSLSHNNRENIHGNPGIDLARLHENIYFVQKDIRSVYKDVFQEAVDKYNEKQKRNDRKIDDYYDKIHKDDKTHEQRELVVAIGEGKDNPMYRGAKKEALKRYAEEFQERNPNLTVYNMVLHDDEANPHLHINYVPNFESKRGLSRRVGMDKALQQQGIEGTGRGLIAKWRETETAYIEQLAKEHIPNFERANVGSHKYMKVRQYKEYAEAKSIVENQVQEKEMQLETIDNYLTNVEEKTNELQVTKKSLESDVIDKYKELEIVKQQVESENEKLQLIGQRHIELEKRVEQMQKELDSATDQVPNEPVKIPFLRKEVVVEVQDKMFGKAEITKKQTRNYVLSPEQYQELTKQVNAAVTIKKDYERLKKTDFVKENESLKVHAEGWMKENRTLKQEKSKLQKEVVVLNREISSLKAHIKGLQTNIRILYVQTKKVFKEQFKVFREIVKKELDNKGVDNQFECEHKREIRRHRDFDRER; via the coding sequence ATGTTGGGATCTATTTCATTTAATCAATCTCACCAAAGTTCATTAAGCCACAATAATAGAGAAAATATTCATGGGAATCCTGGTATAGATCTAGCTAGGTTACACGAGAATATTTACTTTGTTCAAAAGGACATCCGAAGTGTATACAAGGATGTTTTTCAAGAAGCAGTGGACAAGTATAACGAGAAACAAAAACGGAATGACCGTAAGATTGATGATTACTATGACAAAATACATAAAGATGATAAAACACATGAGCAACGAGAATTGGTTGTAGCGATTGGAGAAGGTAAAGATAACCCGATGTATAGAGGTGCGAAAAAAGAAGCACTGAAGCGCTATGCTGAAGAGTTTCAAGAGCGAAATCCAAATCTAACAGTTTATAATATGGTTTTACATGATGATGAAGCAAATCCGCATTTGCATATTAATTACGTACCGAATTTTGAAAGTAAACGTGGTTTATCAAGGCGTGTCGGCATGGATAAAGCTTTACAGCAACAAGGCATAGAAGGAACAGGGAGAGGGCTAATTGCGAAGTGGAGAGAAACAGAAACAGCTTATATTGAGCAATTGGCTAAAGAACATATTCCTAATTTTGAACGTGCAAATGTTGGTTCACATAAATACATGAAAGTCCGCCAATACAAAGAATATGCAGAAGCAAAATCAATTGTCGAGAATCAAGTTCAAGAAAAAGAAATGCAGTTAGAAACGATTGATAATTATTTGACAAATGTTGAAGAGAAAACAAATGAATTACAAGTGACGAAAAAGAGTTTGGAAAGTGATGTCATTGATAAGTACAAAGAATTAGAGATAGTAAAACAACAAGTAGAGAGTGAAAATGAAAAGCTGCAGTTAATTGGCCAGCGTCATATAGAGTTAGAAAAAAGAGTAGAACAAATGCAAAAAGAATTAGATAGTGCTACGGATCAAGTACCAAATGAACCTGTTAAAATTCCATTTTTACGTAAAGAAGTAGTAGTAGAAGTACAGGATAAAATGTTTGGAAAAGCTGAAATCACAAAGAAACAAACAAGAAATTATGTGTTATCACCAGAACAATATCAAGAATTAACAAAGCAAGTGAATGCAGCGGTTACTATCAAAAAGGATTATGAGCGTTTGAAAAAGACAGACTTTGTGAAAGAGAATGAGAGTTTAAAAGTGCATGCAGAAGGCTGGATGAAAGAAAATCGAACGTTGAAGCAAGAAAAAAGTAAGTTGCAAAAAGAAGTTGTTGTATTAAATAGAGAAATAAGCTCATTAAAAGCTCATATAAAAGGTTTGCAGACGAATATAAGAATTTTGTATGTACAAACGAAAAAAGTTTTTAAGGAGCAATTTAAGGTGTTTAGAGAGATTGTTAAAAAAGAATTGGATAATAAGGGAGTAGATAATCAATTTGAATGTGAACATAAGAGAGAAATAAGAAGACATCGAGATTTTGATAGAGAAAGATAG
- a CDS encoding MarR family transcriptional regulator → MTKVVDFGQAEKKAKIRDSKIDSIYNQLQTGGYSEEEKTMLLQLISKTTGGDEYFIGKKKKPTDRVRFVQIIMDNYNYLSEINYLSTAEKALLMDLIPYVEFKTNILVERISKEDEFDSDSATPSYLARKLNRTRGKVSELMNGLMKKGLLAVAETGTTTEDGRICTSRTWFVNPNIMCCSPKDGVDKATQKIFKKSLKNFVTEDGKKHKLPIYLF, encoded by the coding sequence ATGACAAAAGTTGTAGATTTTGGACAAGCTGAAAAAAAAGCGAAAATAAGAGATAGTAAGATTGATAGCATTTATAACCAGTTGCAAACCGGTGGTTATTCAGAAGAAGAGAAAACAATGCTCTTACAGTTAATAAGTAAAACAACTGGTGGAGATGAATATTTTATAGGGAAAAAGAAAAAACCTACAGATCGGGTGAGGTTTGTGCAAATAATTATGGATAATTACAATTATTTGAGTGAAATTAATTATTTATCTACAGCTGAAAAAGCGCTTTTAATGGATTTAATACCTTATGTAGAATTTAAAACAAATATTTTGGTTGAAAGAATAAGTAAAGAAGATGAATTTGATTCTGATAGTGCAACGCCTAGTTATCTTGCAAGAAAGTTAAATAGAACTAGAGGAAAAGTTTCAGAGTTAATGAATGGTTTAATGAAAAAAGGATTATTAGCGGTTGCAGAAACTGGAACAACTACCGAAGATGGTCGTATTTGTACAAGTCGTACATGGTTTGTAAATCCAAATATTATGTGTTGTTCTCCAAAAGACGGAGTAGATAAAGCAACTCAAAAAATCTTTAAAAAATCACTTAAAAATTTTGTAACTGAAGATGGTAAAAAACATAAGTTGCCAATTTATTTATTTTAG